In Saimiri boliviensis isolate mSaiBol1 chromosome 12, mSaiBol1.pri, whole genome shotgun sequence, one genomic interval encodes:
- the MORN4 gene encoding MORN repeat-containing protein 4, which produces MTLTKGSFTYSSGEEYRGEWKEGRRHGFGQLMFADGGTYLGHFENGLFNGFGVLTFSDGSRYEGEFAQGKFNGVGVFIRHDNMTFEGEFKNGRVDGFGLLTFPDGSHGIPRNEGLFENNKLLRREKCSAVVQRAQSASKSARNLTA; this is translated from the exons ATGACCCTGACGAAAGGTTCCTTCACCTACTCCAGTGGGGAGGAATATCGTGGCGAGTGGAAGGAGG GCCGAAGGCATGGTTTTGGTCAACTGATGTTTGCAGATGGTGGCACCTACCTGGGTCATTTTGAGAATGGGCTCTTTAATGGCTTTGGGGTATTGACCTTCTCAGATGGTTCAAG GTATGAGGGAGAGTTTGCCCAGGGCAAGTTTAATGGCGTCGGAGTCTTCATTCGACATGACAACATGACCTTTGAGGGGGAATTTAAAAATGGCAGAGTAGATGGTTTTG GCCTGCTGACTTTCCCCGATGGTTCTCATGGAATCCCACGCAATGAAGGTCTATTTGAGAACAACAAGCTGCTGCGGCGTGAGAAGTGTTCTGCAGTTGTTCAGCGGGCCCAGAGCGCCTCCAAGTCAGCCAGAAATCTCACCGCCTGA